A window of Clostridium novyi genomic DNA:
GTATTGTAATTACCAATGTATTATAATAAAATACATATTAATGATTAATTATAATTAAGTAAAGAAGTGAAAAAATATGAATACAAAAGTTAGTTATTTGAATTTGAAGAACTTAGATGTAAAAGTTATAGAAGAAGCAGGGAAAGCTCTTAGAGAAGGAGGTCTTGTTGCATTTCCTACAGAAACAGTATATGGACTTGGTGCAAATGCATTAGATTCTGAAGCTGTGAAGAAGATATTTATAGCAAAAGGAAGACCTCAAGATAATCCACTTATAGTACATATAGCAGATTTTAATTTAGATAATTTAGTAGAAGAAATTCCAGTGATTGCTAAAAAAATCATGAAAAAGTTTTGGCCTGGACCATTAACTATTATTATGAAAAAATCAAATAAGATACCATATGTAACAAGTGCTGGACTTGAAAGCGTAGGTATAAGAATGCCATCTAATGTTGTTGCAAGGGAGCTTATAAAAAAATCAGGAGTACCAATTGCAGCACCATCAGCTAATATATCTGGAAAACCTAGTCCAACTAATATAGAAAGATGTATAGAAGATTTAAATGGAAGGGTAGAATATATAATTGGAGGAGAAAAATGTGATGTAGGATTAGAATCTACTATAGTTGATTGCACAGTAAATCCTCCCTGTGTATTAAGACCTGGTGGAATAACATTAGAAATGTTAAGAGAAATAGAACCAGAAATATATATAGATCCAGCTATTATGAAAAAGGCTGACAAGGATTTTAAACCTAAGGCGCCAGGAATGAAATATAGACATTATGCACCAAAGGCTCCTGTTAAAATTATTGCTGGAAATTTATCAAAAAGTATTGCAAAAATTAATGAAATGGTGCAAAATTATATAGATGATGGTAAGAAAGTGGGGATTATGGCCACTGAAGAAACAAGATTTAAATATTCTAATGCTATAATAAAGTCTTTAGGAAGTAGAAATGACTTATATAGTATAGCTCATAATTTATTTAAAATCTTAAGTGAATTTGATAATGAAAATGTAGATATAATATTATCAGAAGCTTTTCAAGAAGAAGAAATTGGAATTGCAATTATGAATAGATTAAAAAAAGCAGCTGGATTTGATATAATATATGTTTAACTTATAATTTAAATTTACAAGAAGGAGGGACGGTATGGAAATTTTATTTGTTTGTACAGGGAATACATGTAGAAGTTGTATGGCTGAAGTTATTTTTAATGAAATGTCAGATATAGAAAATGTAAAGGCGTCTTCAGCTGGTATTTCTGTTGTTCCAGGAAGTAAAACATCTAAAAGTGCTGTCCAATTAGTAAAGGAAAAATTTAATTTAGACATAAGTAATAGGTTTGCTAAGCAATTATTGCCTGAAGATATTAATAAGAGTGATCTCATATTAACCATGACATTACATATGGCAGAGGTTCTTAGAGATACTTTTCCTAAAGAAAAACGAAAGATATTTTCGTTAAATTCATTTGTTAATATTAATAAAGATATATCTGATCCATTTGGCGGAAATGTTGAAATGTATCAGAGGACTTTTTATTCCCTTAAAAAGAGTATAGAATTA
This region includes:
- a CDS encoding low molecular weight protein arginine phosphatase codes for the protein MEILFVCTGNTCRSCMAEVIFNEMSDIENVKASSAGISVVPGSKTSKSAVQLVKEKFNLDISNRFAKQLLPEDINKSDLILTMTLHMAEVLRDTFPKEKRKIFSLNSFVNINKDISDPFGGNVEMYQRTFYSLKKSIELLISKLKEDSGK
- a CDS encoding L-threonylcarbamoyladenylate synthase, whose product is MNTKVSYLNLKNLDVKVIEEAGKALREGGLVAFPTETVYGLGANALDSEAVKKIFIAKGRPQDNPLIVHIADFNLDNLVEEIPVIAKKIMKKFWPGPLTIIMKKSNKIPYVTSAGLESVGIRMPSNVVARELIKKSGVPIAAPSANISGKPSPTNIERCIEDLNGRVEYIIGGEKCDVGLESTIVDCTVNPPCVLRPGGITLEMLREIEPEIYIDPAIMKKADKDFKPKAPGMKYRHYAPKAPVKIIAGNLSKSIAKINEMVQNYIDDGKKVGIMATEETRFKYSNAIIKSLGSRNDLYSIAHNLFKILSEFDNENVDIILSEAFQEEEIGIAIMNRLKKAAGFDIIYV